The proteins below come from a single Ruegeria sp. THAF33 genomic window:
- a CDS encoding 5-(carboxyamino)imidazole ribonucleotide synthase — translation MAEMLAQGAVIGILGGGQLGRMLSVAAARLGFVSHIYEPGANPPAGQVADRVTTAAYDDADALKAFADAVDVVTYEFENIPTEALDILEAHRPIRPGREALRVSQDRLTEKTFLQELGLKTAPFADIADLNSLNAAIEQIGTPAILKTRRFGYDGKGQARLRSPEDAEAALADMAGAPAILEGFVEFSHEVSIIAARGLDGQVACFDPGENEHRDGILRTTTIPARLSPAQRTDAILLAANILNALEYVGVMGVELFVTPGGLIVNEIAPRVHNSGHWTQNGCAVDQFEQHIRAVAGWPLGDGQRHSDVVMENLIGDDMDRVPELARERDVALHLYGKAEVKAGRKMGHFNRIKR, via the coding sequence ATGGCGGAAATGCTTGCCCAAGGTGCAGTGATCGGGATTCTGGGGGGCGGTCAGCTGGGCCGGATGCTGTCCGTGGCAGCCGCCAGGCTGGGTTTTGTCAGCCATATCTACGAACCGGGTGCGAACCCGCCCGCCGGGCAGGTTGCGGATCGCGTCACCACTGCGGCCTATGACGATGCAGATGCGCTGAAAGCCTTTGCCGATGCGGTCGATGTCGTCACCTATGAGTTCGAGAACATCCCGACCGAAGCGCTGGACATTCTGGAAGCGCACCGCCCGATCCGCCCCGGGCGCGAGGCCTTGCGGGTCAGCCAGGACAGGTTGACCGAGAAGACATTTCTGCAAGAGCTGGGTCTGAAGACGGCCCCGTTTGCGGATATCGCCGACCTGAACAGCCTGAATGCGGCGATCGAACAGATCGGGACACCCGCCATCCTGAAAACCCGTCGCTTTGGCTATGACGGCAAGGGGCAGGCCCGGCTGCGCAGCCCCGAGGACGCCGAGGCCGCTTTGGCCGATATGGCCGGGGCACCAGCCATTCTGGAAGGGTTCGTGGAATTCTCGCACGAGGTGTCGATCATCGCGGCCCGTGGTCTGGACGGTCAGGTCGCCTGTTTCGATCCGGGTGAGAATGAGCACCGCGATGGCATCCTGCGCACCACCACCATCCCCGCCCGCCTGTCCCCGGCCCAGCGCACAGATGCAATCCTGCTGGCGGCGAACATCCTGAACGCTCTCGAATATGTCGGCGTGATGGGCGTTGAGCTGTTCGTGACGCCCGGTGGCCTGATCGTGAATGAAATCGCTCCGCGGGTTCACAATTCGGGGCACTGGACGCAGAACGGCTGTGCTGTCGATCAGTTCGAACAGCATATCCGCGCCGTGGCGGGGTGGCCTTTGGGGGACGGGCAGCGCCATTCCGACGTCGTGATGGAGAACCTGATCGGCGACGACATGGACCGTGTACCCGAGCTGGCCCGCGAGCGGGATGTGGCGCTGCATCTCTATGGCAAGGCCGAGGTAAAGGCCGGGCGCAAGATGGGGCATTTCAACCGCATCAAACGTTGA